A section of the Xiphias gladius isolate SHS-SW01 ecotype Sanya breed wild chromosome 10, ASM1685928v1, whole genome shotgun sequence genome encodes:
- the gja10a gene encoding gap junction protein alpha 10 a, with product MGDWNLLGSILEEVHIHSTIVGKIWLTILFIFRMLILGAAAEDVWDDEQSEFVCNTDQPGCKAVCYDRAFPISLIRFWVLQVIFVSAPSLVYMGHALYCIRALEKERHRRRAQLKEELDEAELALDEHKRMERELRRLDEQRRVKKAPLRGSLLRTYIIHILTRSMVEVCFILGQYILYGVQLEPLYKCERLPCPNSVDCYISRPTEKTIFMVFMIAIAGVSLFLNILEISHLGIRKIKQTLYGERYTEDDSLIYKSKKRASLPHLCVMSNLSPHNGPLTQTFKVIPEVDMKPLHYSTGLKANQDAQRHNSLAHLGHSQTSYICPQPRMPPRSGQNCAMQAPQIHEGPESHTAMVDHHPPWVSTVSNAEGSATSHFEDTHEEEHPQPSHLEALLSSSTIRPSTIRDLDKDERRESVGSEVLIPNPRKTSFLIRPASDSMSSISGSTSPSLHTSEESDELGSLQGDMPMMPPAGGRRMSMSMFLDISSIMKK from the exons ATGGGTGACTGGAACCTGCTGGGCAGCATCCTAGAAGAGGTCCACATTCATTCCACCATCGTGGGCAAGATCTGGCTTACCATACTCTTCATCTTCCGCATGCTGATCCTCGGAGCGGCCGCTGAAGACGTTTGGGATGACGAGCAGTCTGAGTTTGTTTGCAACACTGACCAGCCAGGCTGCAAAGCAGTCTGCTATGACCGTGCCTTCCCAATCTCCCTCATTCGCTTCTGGGTCCTGCAGGTCATCTTTGTGTCTGCACCTTCACTAGTCTACATGGGCCATGCCCTCTACTGCATCCGAGCACTGGAGAAGGAACGCCACCGCAGACGGGCCCAGTTGAAGGAGGAGCTGGACGAGGCTGAGTTGGCGTTGGATGAACATAAGCGCATGGAGAGGGAGCTGAGGAGGCTAGACGAGCAGAGGAGGGTGAAGAAGGCTCCTCTCAGAGGCTCTCTGTTGAGAACCTACATCATCCATATCCTTACACGCTCTATGGTGGAGGTCTGCTTCATCCTGGGCCAGTATATACTCTATGGTGTCCAACTGGAGCCACTCTATAAGTGTGAGAGGCTGCCTTGCCCCAACAGTGTAGATTGTTACATCTCCAGGCCCACAGAGAAGACCATTTTCATGGTCTTCATGATTGCCATCGCTGGTGTGTCACTTTTTCTCAACATTCTGGAAATATCTCACCTGGGCATCAGGAAAATTAAACAGACGCTGTATGGGGAGAGGTACACAGAAGATGACAGTTTGATTTACAAGTCCAAGAAGAGGGCATCCTTACCACACCTTTGTGTAATGAGCAATTTATCACCTCACAACGGGCCTTTGACTCAGACCTTCAAAGTGATTCCAGAGGTGGACATGAAACCTCTTCATTACAGCACTGGCCTCAAAGCCAACCAGGATGCTCAAAGACACAACAGCTTGGCTCATCTGGGACACAGTCAGACCAGCTATATCTGCCCCCAACCTAGGATGCCACCCAGGTCTGGCCAGAACTGTGCAATGCAAGCCCCCCAAATCCATGAAGGTCCAGAGAGCCACACAGCCATGGTGGACCACCATCCACCCTGGGTTTCTACTGTGTCCAATGCAGAGGGAAGTGCAACAAGCCATTTTGAGGACACCCATGAGGAAGAACACCCTCAACCCAGCCATTTGGAAGCTCTGCTGTCCAGTAGCACCATCAGGCCCAGCACTATCAGAGACCTTGATAAGGACGAGCGAAGGGAGTCAGTGGGGAGTGAGGTCCTGATCCCCAACCCCAGAAAGACCAGCTTCTTGATCAGGCCAGCCTCTGACAGCATGTCCTCCATCAGCGGCTCCACAAGCCCTTCTTTACATACCTCAGAGGAGTCGGATGAATTAGGCTCCCTGCAGGGGGACATGCCCATGATGCCGCCTGCCGGAGGCCGGAGAATGTCAATG AGTATGTTTCTGGATATCTCCTCTATCATGAAGAAGTGA